ACATATGCAGTAATTATCTTCAAAAAGGCTTCCTAAAATCCAAACTGGTAGCTCCCAGAATGTATAAAATTCAGCAGAACTGGTTAGTAGGAAAAAAATTATATGTAACTAAAAGAAAATTTCGACCAGGGCAAGTGCAAAAAGTAATGCGAAATATACTTTTAGACAAACCAAGGGTTAAAAGGGCGGATGTAATTAATCCGAAACAGAAACCCAAATGTTTGGTATCACATTTATTTATCCGAAGATGTTGGGAAAGAAAATATCAAGCAGGAGTGAATGGTAGATGCGTAAAATTTGGCTTCACAGAGATTTTCTAATATTTACTTCTTAATATAGTTTACGCCAGGAGAAATAATTAACTGTATGATAACTTAAGCTGAtaaatttctttcttttgtttatattaaaaaataatgGTGATTGAAATTATATGTCAGACAGTAGAACAAGAAATAGCATGGTAGAGAGAAAATTACATTTTCGTCTTGAACAACGGTAATCTGGAATCGGGTCTTTCCATCTTTACTTTTCCTTGGCCGAGGTTTCTCAATCACTTGTACTTTTGAGATCCACTCTTTTGTTTGTGGAGTGATCTTGTCAATGGTTAGTCTGTACTCCATTTGTTCTGTACAATCTACAgtggaaaagaagaagaacaaaaaataataaatcaTCATTTACTGAAAGATAAACTATAGATACCGTCAGATAATTAAATAGAGGAATTGAGGACGCTATTTGGGTTTAAACTACATGTCATGACAATTAGCACACGAATCTGGCACTATGGTAGTCTTACTACACCAAACACCCACGCTGTGTAAACATTTatgttttttaaaaatataagatTATTGCTTGTCTAAAAACTTTCTGGGATCTTCCTACACTGCTAAAATTACATATAGGAATCATTTTCTACCAGGATGTGCGTATGTTTCTTAGTTGTTGTCCCCTGCAGAGAAGTGTCAGTTTTGCGGATATTACCTATTAGTATTAGGAACATGTACCAAACCTGCAGCCAAGTGTGTCTGTATGACCATGTTAGCCAATATTGTAGGTCATTGTTGTTTTGTCTTGGGTCAAAACAATCATGTACAAAGAAGATATCCTCTCTGGTCTGCATCACTTCAATGAATGCATTCTGATTGTTACGCACCAGATTGCGTACCAACAGTATGTTGTATCGACTTCTTCATAGGTTTTTTAGCTAAGATACTATGTGCTCTAGTTGCAATATCCTCATAAAATATCCTTTTCAATAATTTCATTGTACACAATATTTTCTGTGCAGCGATCGCCATAGCTACCTGGTATAGTGGGTCAAATTAGCACCTTCACAGAGTTTGAACTTTTTGCTCTAGACAAAGCAACATAAAGTTGGTCGTGTGAAAAAACAGGTTCTCGTAAATAAATTCCAACAAAATCCAATGTCTGACCTTGTGCCTTATTTATTGTCATGGCGAAACACAATCTTACAGGAAATTGTGTCCTTTTAAGTGGGACATGCATTTTTTCGTCTTGGGATGATAGTAAGGGTATTCTTGGAATAAACACATGTGTATTTTTTAAGTCACCCACTGAAATATTGGCACTAATGACATGTGATTTAAAGTCGTAGCAAGTCAAACGTGTACCGTTACATAAACCCTCAGACGGATTTAAATTTTGTAATAATATAATTGGACAGTTCTTTTTCAATGTTAATTTGTATGGCGACAGACCAGGTGGATTTAAACTATGCAGCAAATCCTCATACTATGATTGATTAGTAGGTTCAATGGTTTCATCAATGCCAACAAAAGTTTTTGCTTCCTCTGGAAATCGAGCAACAAGCATGTCGTTAATCTCATCAATGAAATCATTCTTAGTTGTTAGGATAACACGAGAGCTTGTGCAGGGCGAGGAAGAAATAAATGTATGCAAATCTGGATAAGTTATCGTGAAGAGTTTATCCAAAGATTCCTTTTCAGTTGTATAAGGAACGATGAAGGATGCTGGAATTTCAATCTTATTTGTTGAGGTcactttttcttttccatttccTACTctcaataaataattacaaaatgaaGGATCATCTTTTGCTCTCATATTTTCAAATAACCGCAACCTTTCAAGTTCTTCCCAGATATGAGAATATAGTAAACTTTCATTAATGAAATCTTCTTTTTCCCCGTTTCGAACTACTAGAAGTGTTTGTCTGACATCACCTCCAAAAACTACAACCTTTCCACCAAATAGTATCGTTGAATCCATTAAGTCCTTTAAAAGTAAATCAAGCAGTTCGATCATTCTTTTTTTCGccattgaatactcgtcccatATGATTAATTTGGCA
This sequence is a window from Nicotiana sylvestris chromosome 3, ASM39365v2, whole genome shotgun sequence. Protein-coding genes within it:
- the LOC104213255 gene encoding uncharacterized protein, which translates into the protein MAKKRMIELLDLLLKDLMDSTILFGGKVVVFGGDVRQTLLVVRNGEKEDFINESLLYSHIWEELERLRLFENMRAKDDPSFCNYLLRVGNGKEKVTSTNKIEIPASFIVPYTTEKESLDKLFTITYPDLHTFISSSPCTSSRVILTTKNDFIDEINDMLVARFPEEAKTFVGIDETIEPTNQS